GCGACATGTGCCCCTACTCGCGCTTTCAGAGCGTGATGTTCGACAGCGATACGCTGGTAATCTCCTACGACGCCGCCCGTGGCGAGAACCGTGGCCCACGGCGCAAGGACGCCGACTACAAGGCCGAAGGCCTGGGCGATTGCATTGACTGCACGATGTGCGTACAGGTCTGCCCCACCGGCATCGACATTCGTGACGGCCTGCAACTGGAGTGCATCGGCTGCGGCGCCTGCATCGACGCCTGTGACAGCATCATGGACAAGCTCGGCTATGCCCGTGGTCTGGTGCGCTACAGCTCGGAGAACGAGCTGGCCGGCGGCAAGACCCACTGGTTGCGCCCACGCCTGGTCGGCTACGCGGCGATGCTGGCGGTGATGATTGGCGCCTTCGTCTGGGCACTGGCCGAACGCCCGCTGATTTCCCTGGACGTGACCCGCGACCGTGGCCTGTTCCGCGAGAACGCCCAGGGTCAGATCGAGAACATCTACAGCCTGAAGATCATCAACAAGACCCAGCAGCCACGCAGCTATGCCATCGCACTGGTCGAGCCCGGTGACTTCGAGCTGCACGGCCCGCGCACGTTGAACCTGGCGCCGGGGGAGATTCGCGATTTGCCGGTAAGCGTCGCGCTGACGGCCACGAGCAATGGCGCTGGGCCACAAACCGTCCGCTTCGAGGTGCGTGACCAGGCCGACTCGCAAAGCCATGTGAGCACCAAGAGCACCTTCTTGGCGCCGCTGCGTTGAATCTGTAGCCCGGATGCAATCCGGGGTGGCTCGATATCCGCTCCCCGGATTGCATCCGGGCTACATCCGCCATAACCCTCCTGAACGATTCACGAGGCACTGCCATGTCTGCCGCTCACCCCGTAAAGTGTCCGCCCATACCCTTTGCGGCGGTGAACCAGGACAGGATGAAACGCTACGAAAAATTCGCCGACGAGATCGCCGAGCTGATCCGCACCGGCGTACTCGGCCCCGGCGAGAAAGTGCCCTCGGTGCGCCACGCCAGCCGCACCTATGGCGTCAGCCCGTCCACCGTGTTCCAGGCT
The genomic region above belongs to Pseudomonas sp. GOM7 and contains:
- the ccoG gene encoding cytochrome c oxidase accessory protein CcoG, whose translation is MTDLIPVRSVETIDPNKPIRLTPAQAGGPIHTRSFTGRFRNLRLLGAGLLFLLFFGTAWIDWNGRQAVLWDLQNRQFHIFGATFWPQDFILLSAILIIAAFGLFFITVLAGRVWCGYACPQSVWTWIFMRVEQITEGDRGQRIKLDAAPWSVHKLARRCAKHGLWLAVSLVTALGFIGYFTPVRQLTLDLATFEVGATTAFWVLFFTAATYINAGWLREKVCRDMCPYSRFQSVMFDSDTLVISYDAARGENRGPRRKDADYKAEGLGDCIDCTMCVQVCPTGIDIRDGLQLECIGCGACIDACDSIMDKLGYARGLVRYSSENELAGGKTHWLRPRLVGYAAMLAVMIGAFVWALAERPLISLDVTRDRGLFRENAQGQIENIYSLKIINKTQQPRSYAIALVEPGDFELHGPRTLNLAPGEIRDLPVSVALTATSNGAGPQTVRFEVRDQADSQSHVSTKSTFLAPLR